AACGCGATTAACCATCGTTAATAGAAAAAAGAAAATATTGCCGATCTAGCATCGTGCATTGAGCAATTATTGCTTTACGAATACCGCTCGTTCACAGGAGCGGCTCCGCTCCCTTTAGCGGCTCGCCGCGCCACAAAAGAGCCCCGCCCGTTGACTTAACCATGAGCTGCACGAAGCTGTTGGACGAGGCGTATGGCGCAAAGTAGCGCTCCATCACGCCAGCGAACACAGCAACGCTGTTCGCGGAGAACAATTGCTCGTCGATCACCAATGTGATTTCGATTCCGCGCACCATGGCCGGCTGGGGTCGCCTCATCATGAGCGTCATGACCGACTTGTGGCTCAGTGCGGTGATGCCGTCGATGTGCCGCGCTTGTGCTGGCGAGAGCACGGCAAACTGCTGGAAGATCTGCTTCAAGGCAGGCAGGCCGTCCTGGGTCAACCGGAAGGCATGCGTTGTCTGCTGGCCGATGAGCTTCCACAGTGCCCCGTTTGTACGAGGAAGTCGCGTGACTGCGGTCGGGACGCTTAACAGCGCAATCTTGCCCTCACCCGGCGTCTTGCCCTCCACCCGCATATCGCCTCCAGAGGCGCCGATGCTTAACGAGCGAGGCAGATCGCCGTTCGAGCAAGTCACATCGGCCCACAGCGGGCCGATGTCGCCGCTGGCTTGCGTTGCGCCGTCGATACCCGCGAAGGAGAGCGCAGCCGGTCGAACGGTATCCGGCGATGCAGGGCGAGCTCGCTGCAACAACGTCCAACTTGGGCGCGCTTTACTTGCGAGCGCGGTCATGAGTGCGGACGATGAGCTCAGAGCGACGCCCTGCGGCGTGCGAACCTGATCCACCGACCAGATCTCAGTGAGTGAATCGTCCCGCCCCTGCGCCTGTATCGGCCACGCGCGGGTTCCCGCATCATATTTAAATGCCACGTCCGCCTTTGCAAACAAGTTGACGACCGGCGTGCAAAATAGCTTTAAATGGTCCGCATGCACGTGCGCCAGCTGTTGCGCCACCCACGAACTCGGCGGCACACGCTCCACCGCCAGATGGAGGGTGAGTTGGCTGCCGGGGGCAGCCAAGCGCAGCCCGGCGAAATCGATGTCGATGAAATGAAAACGCTGCGCGAACGCGAAATACTCACCGAGCAGCCCGAATGGCTGACCGGGCTCCTTCGCATCCGTGAAAAGCCAATCCTGCGGTCCGAAACCCACCCTCTTGACCGGATGGTCCGCAAGACGCGTCCAGCGCCCCGTACTGTCTTCCACATAGGCGGTGGTGGTACGCAACTGCAAGGTATCGATGAGTGCAGCGACCGTTTGGGGCTGGCCGGCCACGTGGATACGCAGGGTGTCTGGTGTCGCCACATCGAGGTTGCAGCCGGACTTGACCGAAGCAAAGGTCACGGACAGCATCCCGCTCATCTCCGGCGGCAGCTTCACGCTGGGTGGGGCTGCCGGGGTAAGAGCGTAATGCGCACGCGCGATCCGCAACGGCGCGAGCACGACATCGTACGCGGTGCGGAAGCTGCACTTTCCGCGCTTGGTCAATAGCTGCGTGCCACGCGCAATGTGCACGGATTCCGCCAAACCGTCGAACATGCCTGCAATGTCGAACTGTGCGACCGAACACGATGGGAAGGGGCGAAGGTACTGCGGATACGTCCGGCAGATCAGCGCCTCGGACAACTCGGGATAGTCGTCGTCGATCTTCGCGCTGTGGCGGGCGTTAAGCAGCGCTGTCGACTGCGCGAGACG
The sequence above is a segment of the Trinickia acidisoli genome. Coding sequences within it:
- the tssF gene encoding type VI secretion system baseplate subunit TssF, coding for MSTTDDDFDDDLLRHYYEKELEIMRRDMRAFAQRNPEAAARLSINSDGRSDDPGVERLAQSTALLNARHSAKIDDDYPELSEALICRTYPQYLRPFPSCSVAQFDIAGMFDGLAESVHIARGTQLLTKRGKCSFRTAYDVVLAPLRIARAHYALTPAAPPSVKLPPEMSGMLSVTFASVKSGCNLDVATPDTLRIHVAGQPQTVAALIDTLQLRTTTAYVEDSTGRWTRLADHPVKRVGFGPQDWLFTDAKEPGQPFGLLGEYFAFAQRFHFIDIDFAGLRLAAPGSQLTLHLAVERVPPSSWVAQQLAHVHADHLKLFCTPVVNLFAKADVAFKYDAGTRAWPIQAQGRDDSLTEIWSVDQVRTPQGVALSSSSALMTALASKARPSWTLLQRARPASPDTVRPAALSFAGIDGATQASGDIGPLWADVTCSNGDLPRSLSIGASGGDMRVEGKTPGEGKIALLSVPTAVTRLPRTNGALWKLIGQQTTHAFRLTQDGLPALKQIFQQFAVLSPAQARHIDGITALSHKSVMTLMMRRPQPAMVRGIEITLVIDEQLFSANSVAVFAGVMERYFAPYASSNSFVQLMVKSTGGALLWRGEPLKGAEPLL